Proteins from a genomic interval of Nostoc sp. TCL240-02:
- the sbcD gene encoding exonuclease subunit SbcD, whose product MIKILHLSDIHMGSGFSHGRINPTTGLNTRLEDFVNTLSICIDRALTDAVDMVIFGGDAFPDATPPPYVQQAFASQFRRLMDANIPTVLLVGNHDQHSQGQGGASLNIYRTLGVPGFVVGDTLTTHCIETRNGKVQVITLPWLTRSTLMTRQETEGSSLAEVNELLTERLRVVMEGEIRRLDPDVPTVLLAHLMADNASLGAERFLAVGKGFTLPLSLLTRPCFDYVALGHVHRHQNLNKSNNPPVIYPGSIERVDFSEEKEDKGYVMLELERGKAEWEFCPLTVRTFCTIEVDVSKADEPQALLMKAIAKYDIQDAVVRLIYKLRSEQMDLIDSSSLHTALSPAHTYTIQAELVSQLARPRIPELSASSSIDPMEALKTYLNNREDLKDIATSMLDAAQKLLADDVEIWLEAATSE is encoded by the coding sequence ATGATTAAAATCCTCCATCTTTCCGACATCCACATGGGAAGCGGCTTCTCCCACGGACGAATTAATCCTACAACTGGGTTAAATACACGATTGGAAGATTTTGTCAATACCTTGTCTATATGTATTGACCGAGCGCTAACTGATGCTGTTGATATGGTGATATTTGGTGGTGATGCTTTCCCGGATGCGACACCACCGCCTTATGTACAACAAGCTTTTGCCAGCCAATTTCGCCGTCTTATGGATGCTAATATTCCAACAGTATTGTTGGTAGGCAACCACGACCAACATTCCCAAGGACAGGGAGGAGCGAGTTTAAATATTTACCGAACTTTGGGAGTGCCAGGGTTTGTTGTCGGTGATACATTAACTACTCACTGCATTGAAACCCGTAATGGCAAAGTGCAAGTAATTACTCTCCCTTGGTTGACTCGTTCTACCCTGATGACTCGCCAAGAGACTGAAGGTTCGTCTTTGGCGGAAGTCAACGAACTGTTAACGGAACGTTTACGAGTTGTAATGGAAGGGGAAATTCGCCGTCTTGACCCCGATGTGCCAACTGTCCTTTTGGCTCACCTGATGGCTGACAATGCTAGCTTGGGGGCAGAACGCTTTTTAGCAGTAGGTAAAGGCTTTACTTTACCCCTATCTTTGCTAACGCGACCTTGTTTTGATTATGTAGCGTTGGGACATGTCCACCGTCACCAGAACCTGAATAAATCTAACAACCCGCCGGTGATTTATCCGGGAAGCATTGAGCGGGTAGATTTTAGTGAAGAAAAAGAAGACAAAGGCTATGTAATGTTGGAACTGGAACGGGGAAAGGCTGAATGGGAATTTTGTCCCTTAACAGTTCGGACTTTCTGCACCATTGAAGTGGATGTTTCGAAAGCAGATGAGCCGCAAGCGTTGTTAATGAAAGCGATCGCTAAGTATGATATTCAAGATGCTGTAGTGCGGCTAATTTACAAACTCCGCTCTGAACAGATGGATTTAATTGATAGTTCCTCTCTACATACTGCTTTAAGTCCGGCTCACACCTACACCATTCAAGCAGAATTAGTAAGTCAATTAGCCAGACCCCGGATTCCTGAATTGAGTGCAAGTAGCAGCATCGACCCAATGGAAGCCTTGAAAACTTACTTAAACAACCGCGAAGACCTCAAAGACATAGCAACATCAATGCTAGATGCTGCACAGAAGTTGCTAGCGGATGATGTGGAAATCTGGCTAGAAGCAGCAACTAGCGAGTAG
- a CDS encoding carbon-nitrogen hydrolase family protein produces MKSYLAAAIQLTSVPDLHKNLAQAEELIELAVRQGAELVGLPENFSYMGEEKDKLAQGDAIALESEKFLKKMAQRFQITILGGSFPLPVDNTGKVYNTTLLIDPSGQELARYYKVHLFDVDVPDGNTYRESSTVVAGTELPPVYFSEKLGNLGLSICYDVRFPELYRHLADKGADVIFIPAAFTAFTGKDHWQVLLQARAIENTAYVIAPAQTGNNYARRLTHGHAVIIDPWGVILADAGEKPGIAIAEIKPTRLEQVRRQMPSLQHRVF; encoded by the coding sequence ATGAAGTCTTATTTAGCCGCCGCTATTCAATTGACAAGTGTGCCCGATCTACACAAAAATTTGGCTCAGGCAGAAGAATTAATAGAGCTTGCCGTGCGTCAAGGCGCTGAATTGGTTGGCTTGCCAGAAAACTTTTCCTATATGGGCGAAGAAAAAGATAAACTCGCGCAAGGCGATGCGATCGCTCTTGAAAGTGAAAAATTTCTCAAAAAAATGGCCCAACGTTTTCAAATTACCATCTTGGGCGGCAGCTTTCCACTTCCTGTAGACAATACAGGCAAAGTTTATAACACCACTCTACTTATCGACCCAAGCGGTCAAGAACTTGCCCGCTACTACAAAGTACACTTATTTGATGTTGATGTCCCCGACGGCAACACCTATCGGGAATCCAGCACTGTTGTGGCTGGTACGGAACTACCACCCGTCTATTTCTCAGAAAAACTTGGTAATTTAGGGCTTTCTATTTGTTATGATGTCCGGTTCCCTGAACTGTATCGTCATTTGGCGGATAAGGGAGCCGATGTTATCTTTATTCCCGCCGCCTTTACTGCCTTTACTGGCAAAGACCACTGGCAAGTACTACTACAAGCCAGAGCCATCGAAAATACCGCCTACGTCATTGCTCCCGCCCAAACGGGGAATAACTATGCCCGTCGTCTAACCCACGGCCACGCCGTTATTATCGACCCTTGGGGCGTAATTTTAGCCGATGCTGGAGAGAAACCGGGAATTGCGATCGCAGAAATCAAGCCAACTAGGTTAGAACAAGTCCGTCGTCAAATGCCTTCTTTGCAACATAGGGTGTTCTAG
- a CDS encoding MarC family protein, with protein MDISILVQTFIAVFVPADAVGNIPIVLVLTKGMMPDQRNKVIDKAIIVAIAVLLLFAFVGQVILNYLEISIGSLRVAGGVLLLLIALQMLRGELDQPIIEEGRDVAITPLALPLLAGPGTLTTVMLLMSKSQSPHIAVAMGILGAMFITWLILRLANLIDQWIGAEGGVIVTQLLGFLLAALAVEIGSTGIRELFLS; from the coding sequence GTGGATATTTCTATTCTCGTTCAAACATTTATCGCTGTGTTTGTCCCAGCAGATGCTGTGGGCAATATACCAATTGTTTTAGTTTTGACTAAGGGCATGATGCCAGACCAAAGAAACAAAGTTATAGATAAAGCAATTATCGTTGCGATCGCAGTTCTTTTGCTATTTGCTTTTGTTGGGCAAGTAATTTTAAATTATTTGGAAATTAGTATCGGCTCTTTGCGAGTAGCAGGAGGTGTATTGTTACTGTTAATTGCTTTGCAAATGCTGCGGGGAGAATTAGATCAGCCAATTATTGAAGAAGGACGCGATGTCGCAATTACTCCACTAGCTTTACCACTGCTAGCCGGGCCGGGGACTTTGACAACGGTGATGTTGCTGATGTCAAAATCACAAAGTCCACATATTGCTGTGGCAATGGGAATCTTAGGAGCGATGTTTATCACTTGGTTGATTTTGCGTTTAGCAAATCTAATTGACCAGTGGATTGGTGCAGAAGGTGGAGTCATTGTGACTCAGCTTTTGGGCTTTCTGTTGGCGGCGCTAGCAGTGGAAATTGGTAGTACGGGAATTAGAGAATTATTTTTGAGCTAG
- a CDS encoding YdcF family protein, whose protein sequence is MAFVLPLIIWWGYKEVQNQFVQPQAVVVLGGSTRRLEREKFTAEFVRQHPNIPIWITGGSPPRFTQRVFTKAGVDPKRLHLDYEAVDTVTNFTTLVDDLQARGIKSVYLITSDFHMRRACVIGEIILGSRGIYLKPVPVPSEKPPESIEKSIRDGARAILWIATGYTGVDAAKNKR, encoded by the coding sequence ATGGCTTTTGTCTTACCACTAATTATCTGGTGGGGATACAAAGAAGTACAAAACCAATTTGTACAGCCACAAGCAGTTGTAGTGTTGGGTGGTTCAACGAGACGTTTAGAGCGAGAGAAGTTTACGGCCGAATTTGTTCGCCAGCATCCAAATATACCAATTTGGATTACTGGGGGTAGTCCACCTAGATTCACGCAACGAGTCTTTACCAAAGCTGGTGTTGATCCCAAGCGTTTACACCTGGATTATGAAGCCGTAGATACAGTTACTAATTTTACTACGTTAGTAGATGATTTGCAAGCTCGTGGTATCAAGAGCGTTTATTTAATTACTTCAGACTTCCACATGCGCCGGGCTTGTGTCATCGGCGAAATTATTTTGGGTAGTCGAGGTATTTATTTAAAACCAGTGCCAGTCCCTTCAGAAAAACCCCCTGAATCTATCGAAAAATCTATCCGCGATGGAGCAAGAGCCATACTTTGGATAGCAACTGGTTACACTGGTGTGGATGCAGCTAAAAATAAACGGTAA
- a CDS encoding DHA2 family efflux MFS transporter permease subunit, giving the protein MATNIKRSSFDQFGYVHGPLKWAIALTASLGAILEVIDTSIVNVALTDIQASLGATVSEVGWVVTGYAIANVVLIPLSAWLGDYFGRKTYFIFSLIGFTLASVLCGLAFNLPMLVISRILQGLCGGGLLAKAQAILFETFPPAEQGLAQAVFGVGVIAGPAIGPTLGGFLVDGLGWRWIFFVNIPFGIVAVAMSFMFLPKDKDKSETQSQSVDWFGIGFLIIAIGCLQTLLEEGEKEDWFSSGFITMLAIASIIGLGLFIWYELKIAHPAVDLRVLRHRSLAAGSVLSAVVGMGLYGTLFAVPIFAQSVLHFTATQTGLLLAPGALASAIVMVLLGKLSSKIDARFLIAMGAVGSSGVMFQLAAITPQTGTDDLFWPLVWRGAFTVLMFLPLSLAVLGPLPKQDVSAGSGFYNLTRQLGGSIGIALLTTLLDRRQTFHRAILLAKLSPYDPETNQRLDLLNGALQSQGMDAATAQQQALALLSQTVNTQAAVLSYADCFRVVGIGFLCSLPLLLFLGKGGAGAKAPISH; this is encoded by the coding sequence ATGGCTACCAACATTAAACGTTCTAGTTTTGATCAATTTGGTTATGTCCACGGGCCATTGAAGTGGGCGATCGCTTTGACAGCTTCTCTTGGTGCAATTTTAGAAGTAATTGATACTAGTATTGTTAACGTTGCCCTGACGGATATCCAAGCCAGTTTGGGTGCAACTGTCAGTGAGGTAGGTTGGGTAGTAACTGGATATGCGATCGCAAATGTCGTCTTAATTCCCTTATCTGCATGGCTGGGAGATTACTTTGGACGCAAAACTTACTTTATCTTCTCGTTGATTGGCTTTACCCTAGCCTCGGTTTTATGTGGGTTAGCATTCAATTTACCGATGCTAGTTATTTCCCGAATTCTTCAAGGTTTATGTGGTGGCGGGTTGCTAGCTAAAGCCCAAGCAATTTTGTTCGAGACTTTTCCACCTGCTGAACAGGGTTTGGCACAGGCAGTTTTTGGAGTAGGTGTAATTGCTGGCCCAGCTATCGGCCCGACTTTAGGGGGATTCTTGGTAGATGGTTTGGGCTGGCGGTGGATTTTCTTTGTTAATATTCCCTTCGGCATCGTTGCAGTAGCAATGTCCTTCATGTTTTTGCCCAAAGACAAAGACAAAAGCGAGACACAAAGCCAATCCGTCGATTGGTTCGGCATTGGGTTTTTGATTATTGCGATCGGCTGTCTGCAAACTTTGTTAGAAGAAGGAGAGAAAGAAGACTGGTTTTCCTCCGGTTTCATCACCATGTTAGCGATCGCCAGTATTATCGGATTAGGGCTATTTATTTGGTATGAGTTGAAAATAGCCCATCCTGCCGTTGATTTGAGAGTTTTGCGTCACCGTTCTTTAGCTGCGGGAAGCGTTCTCTCAGCAGTAGTGGGTATGGGGCTTTATGGCACACTCTTTGCTGTGCCGATATTTGCTCAGAGTGTACTGCACTTTACGGCAACGCAGACAGGACTATTGTTAGCGCCTGGTGCTTTAGCGTCTGCGATCGTTATGGTTCTATTAGGCAAGCTGTCCAGTAAAATTGATGCCCGATTTTTAATTGCAATGGGCGCTGTTGGATCATCTGGAGTTATGTTTCAACTAGCAGCAATTACCCCACAAACGGGCACAGATGATTTATTTTGGCCATTGGTATGGCGTGGGGCTTTTACTGTGTTGATGTTTCTGCCTTTGAGTTTGGCAGTTTTAGGTCCGCTACCTAAACAAGATGTTTCTGCTGGATCTGGTTTCTACAACCTGACTCGACAACTAGGTGGCAGTATCGGCATTGCCCTACTTACCACTCTGCTTGACCGAAGACAAACTTTTCATCGAGCTATCTTGTTAGCAAAACTTAGCCCTTATGACCCAGAAACCAATCAACGTCTAGATTTGCTCAATGGGGCACTTCAAAGCCAAGGTATGGATGCGGCAACAGCACAGCAACAAGCACTAGCTTTATTAAGTCAAACAGTAAATACTCAAGCTGCTGTTTTATCTTATGCAGATTGCTTTCGAGTGGTAGGGATCGGGTTCCTTTGCTCATTACCTCTATTACTATTCTTGGGTAAAGGCGGTGCCGGAGCGAAAGCACCAATCAGTCATTAG
- the trxA gene encoding thioredoxin, whose translation MSTAAQVTDSSFKQEVLDSDVPVLVDFWAPWCGPCRMVAPVVDEISEQYKGQIKVVKVNTDENPQVASQYGIRSIPTLMIFKDGQKVDMVVGAVPKSTLASTLEKYL comes from the coding sequence ATGTCAACAGCCGCACAAGTTACCGATTCTAGTTTCAAGCAAGAAGTACTCGACAGCGATGTACCCGTTTTAGTTGACTTTTGGGCACCCTGGTGCGGACCATGCCGTATGGTAGCTCCTGTTGTCGATGAAATCTCCGAACAGTACAAAGGTCAAATTAAGGTCGTCAAAGTCAACACGGATGAAAATCCTCAAGTTGCTAGTCAGTACGGCATTCGCAGTATTCCCACATTAATGATTTTTAAAGATGGACAAAAAGTAGATATGGTGGTAGGTGCTGTACCTAAAAGTACATTAGCTTCCACTCTAGAAAAGTATCTTTGA
- a CDS encoding TetR/AcrR family transcriptional regulator, whose translation MRHKDDKKNQAICDAAIELITANGFADTSMSKIAKTANVSPATIYVYFENKENLLNKIYLFVKQEMSAEILKGVNQNLSVEKAFKMIWNNYYQYAIKNPVRFAFTEQFANSPMVDRICKDESSSYFKPMLDLFNRGKEEKVFKDISLEIFTAFTFAPLTGLIKEHFSGALILDEKMLETAYKIAWDAVTN comes from the coding sequence ATGAGGCACAAAGACGACAAAAAAAATCAAGCCATCTGTGATGCGGCAATCGAACTGATTACTGCCAATGGTTTTGCTGATACTTCGATGTCGAAAATTGCCAAAACCGCGAATGTTTCGCCCGCGACAATATATGTCTATTTTGAAAACAAGGAAAACCTTCTCAATAAAATATATTTGTTCGTGAAACAGGAAATGAGTGCAGAAATTTTGAAAGGTGTCAACCAGAATCTATCGGTGGAGAAAGCCTTTAAAATGATCTGGAATAATTATTATCAATACGCGATTAAAAATCCGGTCAGATTTGCTTTTACGGAGCAATTTGCTAATTCCCCTATGGTTGACCGCATTTGCAAAGATGAAAGTTCAAGCTATTTCAAGCCAATGTTAGATTTGTTCAATCGCGGTAAAGAGGAGAAAGTTTTTAAGGATATTTCCCTGGAAATTTTTACAGCTTTTACCTTTGCACCTCTGACTGGGTTGATAAAAGAGCATTTTAGTGGTGCTTTGATTTTGGATGAAAAAATGTTAGAGACCGCCTATAAAATTGCGTGGGATGCAGTAACGAATTAA
- the cysH gene encoding phosphoadenosine phosphosulfate reductase produces the protein MTVSTASRNQAIAFDLEKLNQQFETATPKEILAWSIENIPTGLVQTSAFNVDDMIITHILYSELKHPVPVIFLDTLHHFPESLELVAKAKEIYNLDLQTFKTPDVETREAFEAKYGDKLWDTDIAKFHHITKIEPLLRGLDELNSVAWITGRRRDQAVTRANMPIFEFDGKGRLKVNPIATWTRQDSWVYVAEHGVIYNPLHDKGYPSIGDQPITTKVGEGEDERAGRWRGSDKTECGIHI, from the coding sequence ATGACAGTCTCTACGGCATCTAGAAACCAAGCGATCGCTTTTGACTTAGAAAAATTAAATCAGCAATTTGAAACTGCCACTCCCAAAGAGATACTGGCATGGTCTATAGAGAATATCCCAACGGGATTGGTGCAAACCAGCGCCTTTAACGTGGATGACATGATAATTACCCATATTCTTTACAGTGAACTGAAGCATCCCGTTCCTGTGATTTTTCTCGACACCTTGCACCACTTCCCTGAAAGCCTAGAATTAGTTGCCAAAGCCAAAGAAATTTACAATCTGGACTTGCAAACTTTCAAAACTCCAGATGTAGAAACCCGCGAAGCCTTTGAAGCCAAATACGGCGACAAACTTTGGGATACGGACATTGCTAAATTCCACCACATTACAAAAATTGAACCACTGTTACGGGGTCTAGACGAACTCAACAGCGTCGCTTGGATTACCGGTCGCCGCCGTGACCAAGCAGTAACCCGTGCGAATATGCCCATATTTGAATTTGATGGTAAAGGTCGGTTGAAAGTAAATCCCATTGCTACCTGGACACGCCAAGATAGCTGGGTTTACGTGGCTGAACACGGAGTTATCTACAACCCACTCCACGACAAAGGTTATCCCAGCATTGGCGACCAACCCATCACCACCAAAGTAGGTGAAGGTGAAGACGAACGCGCCGGACGTTGGCGGGGAAGTGATAAAACAGAATGCGGAATTCATATTTAG
- the fba gene encoding class II fructose-bisphosphate aldolase (catalyzes the reversible aldol condensation of dihydroxyacetonephosphate and glyceraldehyde 3-phosphate in the Calvin cycle, glycolysis, and/or gluconeogenesis) encodes MALVPLRLLLDHAAENGYGIPAFNVNNLEQIQAILKAAVETDSPVILQASRGARNYAGENFLRHLILAAVETYPHIPIVMHQDHGNAPATCYSAIKNNFTSVMMDGSLEADAKTPASFEYNVNVTREVVNVAHALGVSVEGELGCLGSLETGAGEAEDGHGFEGTLDHSQLLTDPDEAVDFVEATQVDALAVAIGTSHGAYKFTRKPTGEILAISRIEEIHRRLPNTHLVMHGSSSVPEDLLALINQYGGAIPETYGVPVEEIQKGIKSGVRKVNIDTDNRLAITAAVREALAKKPEEFDPRHFLKPSITYMQKVCAERYQQFGTAGNASKIKQISLEDFAAKYAKGELNVVTKAAAKV; translated from the coding sequence ATGGCGCTTGTACCACTGCGGCTGCTGTTGGATCACGCAGCTGAAAACGGTTACGGCATCCCAGCTTTCAACGTTAATAATTTGGAGCAGATTCAGGCAATCCTGAAGGCTGCTGTAGAGACAGATAGCCCCGTAATTTTACAAGCTTCACGCGGCGCTCGTAATTATGCTGGCGAAAACTTCCTCCGCCACCTGATTTTGGCAGCGGTAGAAACCTATCCTCACATTCCCATTGTCATGCACCAAGATCATGGGAATGCTCCTGCTACCTGCTACTCAGCAATTAAGAACAACTTCACCAGCGTGATGATGGATGGTTCTTTAGAAGCTGATGCTAAAACTCCTGCTAGCTTCGAGTACAACGTCAATGTTACCCGCGAAGTTGTAAATGTAGCTCATGCTCTAGGTGTCAGTGTTGAAGGTGAACTCGGTTGTTTGGGTTCTCTAGAAACTGGTGCTGGTGAAGCTGAAGATGGTCACGGGTTTGAAGGTACACTCGACCACTCACAACTGCTAACCGACCCCGATGAAGCTGTTGACTTCGTAGAAGCAACCCAAGTAGATGCTTTGGCTGTTGCCATTGGCACAAGCCACGGTGCTTACAAATTTACCCGCAAGCCGACTGGTGAAATTTTGGCCATCAGCCGCATTGAAGAAATTCACCGCCGTCTGCCTAACACCCACTTGGTAATGCACGGTTCATCCTCTGTACCTGAAGATTTACTTGCACTGATTAACCAGTATGGTGGTGCAATTCCTGAAACCTACGGTGTACCTGTAGAAGAAATCCAAAAAGGTATTAAGAGTGGTGTACGTAAAGTAAACATCGACACCGATAACCGTTTGGCAATTACTGCTGCTGTACGTGAAGCTTTGGCTAAAAAACCAGAGGAGTTTGACCCCCGTCACTTCCTCAAGCCTTCTATTACATACATGCAAAAAGTTTGTGCTGAACGCTATCAACAATTTGGCACTGCTGGCAATGCAAGCAAGATTAAGCAAATTTCTTTGGAAGATTTTGCTGCTAAGTATGCTAAAGGTGAACTCAACGTTGTCACCAAAGCTGCTGCTAAAGTTTAA
- a CDS encoding GuaB3 family IMP dehydrogenase-related protein, which produces MEIQLGRGKTARRAYGIDEIALVPGNRTLDPSLADTKWRIGNIEREIPIIASAMDGVVDVRMAVRLSQLGALGVLNLEGIHTRYVDPEPILDRIASVGKDEFVALMQELYAEPIKPELIEKRIQEIKQQGGIAAVSATPAGASKYGEAVAKAGADLFFVQATVVSTAHLSPESVIPLDLAEFCRSMPIPVVLGNCVTYDVTLNLLKAGAAGVLVGIGPGAACTSRGVLGVGVPQATAIADCAAARDDYYKETGNYIPIIADGGLITGGDICKCIACGADGVMIGSPFARAAEAPGRGYHWGMATPSPVLPRGTRIRVATTGSLEQILIGPAGLDDGTHNLLGALKTSMGTLGAKNIKEMQQVEVVIAPSLLTEGKVYQKAQQLGMGK; this is translated from the coding sequence GTGGAAATTCAACTTGGGCGGGGAAAAACAGCTCGTAGAGCTTACGGAATAGATGAAATTGCTCTAGTTCCTGGTAACAGAACACTAGATCCTAGTTTGGCAGATACTAAGTGGCGTATTGGCAATATTGAGCGAGAAATTCCGATAATTGCCAGTGCAATGGATGGCGTAGTAGATGTTCGTATGGCTGTACGTTTGTCACAGTTGGGAGCATTAGGTGTCCTCAATTTAGAGGGGATTCACACTCGCTACGTTGACCCAGAGCCAATATTAGATCGGATTGCCTCTGTGGGGAAAGATGAATTTGTTGCCCTGATGCAAGAACTCTATGCCGAACCAATAAAGCCGGAATTAATTGAAAAACGTATTCAGGAAATTAAACAACAAGGTGGCATTGCGGCGGTAAGCGCAACTCCAGCCGGTGCAAGTAAATATGGTGAGGCGGTGGCAAAAGCTGGGGCCGATTTATTTTTTGTTCAAGCTACAGTAGTCTCTACTGCACATCTGTCACCAGAGTCTGTAATACCACTTGATTTAGCAGAATTTTGCCGTTCCATGCCCATCCCTGTGGTGTTGGGGAATTGCGTGACTTACGACGTGACGTTGAATTTGTTGAAAGCTGGGGCGGCTGGCGTACTAGTGGGAATTGGCCCCGGTGCTGCTTGTACATCCCGTGGGGTGTTGGGTGTGGGTGTGCCACAGGCAACTGCGATCGCAGATTGTGCAGCAGCACGAGATGATTACTACAAGGAAACTGGTAACTATATTCCCATTATCGCTGATGGCGGTTTAATCACCGGTGGCGACATTTGTAAATGCATCGCCTGCGGTGCTGATGGTGTGATGATTGGTTCACCCTTTGCTAGAGCCGCAGAAGCCCCAGGAAGGGGTTATCATTGGGGTATGGCAACTCCCAGCCCAGTTTTGCCACGTGGCACCCGCATTCGCGTTGCCACCACTGGTAGCCTAGAACAAATACTCATTGGCCCAGCCGGACTAGATGATGGCACTCACAATCTTTTAGGAGCCTTAAAGACGAGTATGGGCACTTTAGGAGCCAAAAATATTAAAGAAATGCAGCAAGTAGAAGTTGTAATTGCCCCTTCTTTATTAACCGAAGGTAAAGTCTACCAAAAAGCCCAACAATTAGGTATGGGTAAGTGA